A single region of the Ancylobacter novellus DSM 506 genome encodes:
- a CDS encoding amino acid ABC transporter permease codes for MNLLDLSVVNDYGSVFLQGLAMTTFLTVVVILLAGVIAIPIALARLSPKRWIRWPADFYVEFIRATPLILQLIYIYYVLPSAGIRLEPVTAAIIGLTINYSAFMSEVYRSGIQSVPRSQYEAAQSLGLSPTITFVKVIFPQAFRVVLPALGNYLIALFKDTALASVVTVQELMFSGQIIAARNYQYFTVYTVTAILYFAVGYPSALLVRRLERWSQRGWAAAPGKS; via the coding sequence ATGAACCTGCTCGATCTCTCGGTCGTCAACGATTACGGCTCGGTCTTCCTGCAGGGCCTCGCCATGACGACCTTCCTCACCGTCGTCGTCATCCTGCTGGCCGGGGTGATCGCCATTCCCATCGCGCTGGCACGGCTCTCGCCGAAGCGCTGGATTCGCTGGCCCGCCGACTTCTATGTCGAGTTCATCCGCGCCACGCCGCTGATCCTGCAGCTCATCTACATCTATTACGTGCTGCCCAGCGCCGGGATCCGGCTGGAGCCGGTCACCGCCGCCATCATCGGCCTGACCATCAACTATTCCGCCTTCATGAGCGAGGTGTACCGCTCCGGCATCCAGTCGGTGCCGAGGAGCCAGTACGAGGCGGCGCAGAGCCTCGGCCTCAGCCCCACCATCACCTTCGTCAAGGTCATCTTCCCGCAGGCCTTCCGCGTCGTCCTGCCGGCGCTCGGCAACTACCTCATCGCCCTGTTCAAGGACACGGCGCTCGCCTCGGTGGTGACGGTGCAGGAGCTGATGTTCTCCGGCCAGATCATCGCCGCGCGCAACTACCAGTACTTCACCGTCTACACCGTCACCGCCATCCTCTATTTCGCGGTCGGCTACCCCTCGGCCCTGCTGGTCCGGCGCCTGGAGCGCTGGTCGCAGCGCGGCTGGGCGGCCGCCCCCGGCAAGAGCTGA
- a CDS encoding substrate-binding periplasmic protein: MLKSVLAALFVAVVSTGAVAQEFQFEAPPLFDNCGDPSLAKAKTEGVTLGFSPSPPYSSLDPATKQATGLDVELVEAALKWAGVTKFKYEVMPFGQLIPALLAKRIDVVAANIHVTPDRLKAVSFTGPAWWYGPAIVVAKGNPAGITSFDTLKGKKIGAIAGSAADEYLRKIGVAVTAFQTDAEEFSAISTGRVDAILEDDVKVIEFMKANAASPIEIVQNVAIPDELIFKFGYGYARYALRKEDCSLRSAFTQGLAEVRGNGQASSILKKYGLTNRNMFFFPL, from the coding sequence ATGCTGAAGTCCGTGTTGGCGGCGCTGTTCGTCGCCGTCGTGAGCACCGGCGCCGTCGCGCAGGAGTTCCAGTTCGAGGCCCCGCCGCTGTTCGACAATTGCGGCGACCCGTCGCTCGCCAAGGCCAAGACCGAGGGCGTGACGCTCGGCTTCTCGCCCTCGCCGCCCTATTCCTCGCTCGACCCGGCGACCAAGCAGGCGACCGGCCTCGATGTCGAACTGGTCGAGGCGGCGCTGAAATGGGCCGGCGTGACCAAGTTCAAGTACGAGGTCATGCCCTTCGGCCAGCTCATCCCGGCGCTGCTCGCCAAGCGCATCGACGTGGTCGCGGCCAACATTCACGTCACCCCGGACCGCCTGAAGGCGGTGTCCTTCACTGGCCCCGCCTGGTGGTACGGCCCGGCCATCGTGGTCGCCAAGGGCAACCCGGCCGGCATCACCTCCTTCGACACGCTGAAGGGCAAGAAGATCGGCGCCATCGCCGGCTCGGCGGCGGACGAGTACCTGCGCAAGATCGGCGTCGCGGTCACCGCCTTCCAGACCGACGCCGAGGAGTTCTCCGCCATCTCCACCGGCCGCGTCGACGCCATCCTCGAGGACGACGTGAAGGTCATCGAGTTCATGAAGGCCAACGCCGCCTCGCCGATCGAGATCGTGCAGAACGTCGCCATTCCCGACGAGCTGATCTTCAAGTTCGGCTACGGCTATGCCCGCTACGCGCTGCGCAAGGAGGACTGCTCGTTGCGCTCCGCCTTCACCCAGGGCCTCGCCGAGGTGCGCGGCAACGGCCAAGCATCTTCCATCCTGAAGAAATACGGCCTGACCAACCGCAACATGTTCTTCTTCCCGCTGTGA
- a CDS encoding mandelate racemase/muconate lactonizing enzyme family protein: MRIEAVDFFYLAMPEITTDADGSQDALLVRVRAGEQGAAYEGWGECEASPLTSIAAFVAPMSHGICRPVGASVLGQAIDGPADIARIAALVEHDSMDLLQAAHTWSGVEMALWDLLGKVRGEPVWRLIGYQRAYPKTPYASLLFGPTPQDTLSRAKDAVARGFRAAKFGWADFGAGELARDVDQLAAAREGLGPEALLLVDVGQIWVEDVERAALRLPALEEFGATWLEEPFLASAYEAYGALSPRSTKVKLAGGEGAHNFHMARHLIDYGGIGYVQIDCGRIGGIGPAKRVADYAAPRGVTYVNHTFTSHLALSASLQPYAGLEAHRICEYPAAPRALCIDMTNNHLRPDANGEIMLTETPGLGIGIDLAAIRRYLVETEIKVGGQTLYATPAL, encoded by the coding sequence ATGCGTATCGAGGCGGTCGACTTCTTCTATCTGGCGATGCCGGAGATCACGACGGATGCCGATGGCAGCCAGGACGCGCTGCTGGTGCGGGTGCGGGCCGGCGAGCAAGGGGCGGCCTACGAGGGTTGGGGCGAATGCGAGGCGTCGCCGCTCACCTCGATCGCCGCCTTCGTCGCCCCGATGTCGCACGGCATCTGCCGGCCGGTCGGCGCCTCGGTGCTCGGCCAGGCGATCGACGGGCCGGCCGACATCGCCCGCATCGCCGCGCTGGTCGAGCATGACAGCATGGACCTGCTTCAGGCCGCGCACACCTGGTCGGGCGTGGAGATGGCGCTGTGGGACCTCCTCGGCAAGGTACGCGGCGAGCCGGTCTGGCGGCTCATCGGCTATCAGCGCGCCTATCCGAAGACGCCCTATGCCTCGCTGCTGTTCGGTCCGACGCCGCAGGACACGCTTAGCCGGGCGAAGGACGCGGTGGCGCGCGGCTTCCGCGCCGCCAAGTTCGGCTGGGCCGATTTCGGCGCCGGCGAGCTTGCCCGCGACGTCGACCAACTCGCCGCCGCGCGCGAGGGACTCGGCCCGGAGGCGTTGCTCCTCGTCGATGTCGGGCAGATCTGGGTCGAGGATGTCGAGCGTGCCGCGCTGCGCCTGCCGGCGCTGGAAGAATTCGGCGCCACCTGGCTGGAGGAGCCCTTCCTCGCCAGCGCCTACGAGGCCTATGGCGCCCTCAGCCCCCGCAGCACCAAGGTGAAGCTCGCCGGCGGCGAAGGAGCGCATAATTTCCACATGGCGCGGCACCTCATCGACTATGGCGGCATCGGCTATGTGCAGATCGATTGCGGGCGTATCGGCGGCATCGGCCCGGCCAAGCGCGTCGCCGATTACGCCGCCCCGCGCGGGGTCACCTATGTGAACCACACCTTCACCTCGCATCTCGCGCTTTCCGCCTCTCTGCAACCCTATGCCGGGCTGGAGGCGCACCGGATCTGCGAATATCCGGCGGCGCCGCGCGCGCTCTGCATCGACATGACGAACAACCACCTGCGCCCGGACGCGAATGGTGAGATCATGCTGACCGAGACACCGGGCCTCGGCATCGGGATCGACCTCGCCGCGATCCGGCGTTACCTCGTGGAGACGGAGATCAAGGTCGGTGGACAGACCCTCTACGCCACGCCGGCGCTCTGA
- a CDS encoding FadR/GntR family transcriptional regulator, with translation MDRPSTPRRRSEPETGEPGEGGEPRVPRRSGYRLSGLQGGIITELGRAIVSGRFAPGELLPREPALMAEFSASRPSLREALKVLAAKGLIEMRQKVGTRVRPRDLWNMFDSDVLAWHFGDGAAAGPQRDGMLRDLIELRQVIEPSAARFAAGRGSMEDLRRLRTALQAMEAAVGDLSAYARADVEFHMAVFAAAHNALLASFAHLVADFLQLSFSIQQEALNEADNRIEDDVGQHRLVFDAINRGDGEAAALAMRDVILNGKNSLLAALE, from the coding sequence GTGGACAGACCCTCTACGCCACGCCGGCGCTCTGAGCCGGAGACGGGCGAGCCCGGGGAGGGCGGGGAGCCGCGCGTCCCGCGCCGCTCGGGCTATCGCCTCAGCGGCCTGCAGGGCGGCATCATCACCGAGCTTGGCCGCGCCATCGTCTCCGGCCGCTTCGCGCCGGGCGAATTGCTGCCGCGCGAACCGGCGCTGATGGCCGAGTTCTCCGCCAGCCGCCCCTCGCTGCGCGAGGCGCTCAAGGTGCTGGCCGCCAAGGGCCTGATCGAGATGCGCCAGAAGGTCGGCACGCGGGTGCGCCCGCGCGACCTCTGGAACATGTTCGACAGCGACGTGCTGGCCTGGCATTTCGGCGACGGCGCGGCCGCCGGCCCGCAGCGCGACGGCATGCTGCGCGACCTGATCGAGCTCCGGCAGGTGATCGAGCCTTCCGCCGCCCGTTTCGCGGCCGGGCGCGGCTCGATGGAGGATCTGCGGCGCCTGCGCACCGCCTTGCAGGCGATGGAGGCGGCGGTGGGCGACCTCTCCGCCTATGCGCGCGCCGATGTCGAGTTCCACATGGCGGTGTTCGCCGCCGCGCACAACGCGCTGCTGGCCTCCTTCGCCCATCTCGTAGCCGACTTCCTGCAGCTGAGCTTCTCCATCCAGCAGGAGGCGCTGAACGAGGCCGACAACCGCATCGAGGACGATGTGGGCCAGCACCGCTTGGTGTTCGACGCGATCAACCGCGGCGACGGCGAAGCGGCGGCGCTCGCCATGCGCGACGTGATCCTCAACGGCAAGAACTCGCTGCTGGCGGCGCTCGAGTAG
- a CDS encoding enoyl-CoA hydratase/isomerase family protein translates to MTSQEPNFAFFDIRTNDGVAVLTIDRPPVNALSRELYESLDKVIDHIEATPDIRVVVFACKPDARAWIGGGDLKEFLTLTSETRRSRHEYVEAITDRFYRLSCPTIAAVTKPAPGGGMVFASFCDLIVAADTAFFSMPEVDRSLTGGAGAYFSRLNMPVSFIREMILTGRRLSAAELKEVGFINYVLPEAEVMGKAMELAELIASKSSAAVRAIKRGANKIDEIGWNEGRAYAHEISASELVDGPDYKESITAFLERRKPQFNR, encoded by the coding sequence ATGACGTCTCAGGAGCCGAACTTCGCGTTCTTCGACATCCGCACGAATGATGGCGTGGCGGTGCTCACCATCGACCGCCCGCCGGTCAACGCGCTCTCCCGCGAGCTCTATGAGAGCCTCGACAAGGTCATCGACCATATCGAGGCGACGCCCGACATCCGCGTCGTCGTCTTCGCCTGCAAGCCGGATGCGCGCGCCTGGATCGGCGGCGGCGACCTGAAGGAATTCCTCACCCTTACCTCTGAGACCCGCCGCAGCCGGCACGAATATGTCGAGGCGATCACCGACCGCTTCTACCGGCTCTCCTGCCCGACCATCGCCGCCGTCACCAAGCCGGCGCCGGGCGGCGGCATGGTGTTCGCCAGCTTCTGCGACCTCATCGTCGCCGCCGACACGGCGTTCTTCTCCATGCCGGAAGTGGACCGCAGCCTCACTGGCGGCGCCGGCGCCTATTTCAGCCGGCTCAACATGCCGGTCAGCTTCATCCGCGAGATGATCCTCACCGGCCGCAGGCTGAGCGCGGCGGAGCTGAAGGAGGTCGGCTTCATCAACTACGTGCTGCCCGAGGCCGAGGTGATGGGCAAGGCGATGGAGCTCGCCGAACTAATCGCCTCCAAGAGCTCGGCGGCGGTGCGCGCCATCAAGCGCGGTGCCAACAAGATCGACGAGATCGGCTGGAACGAGGGCCGCGCCTATGCCCATGAGATCAGCGCCTCGGAGCTGGTCGACGGGCCGGACTACAAGGAATCCATCACCGCCTTCCTCGAGCGCCGCAAGCCGCAGTTCAACCGCTGA
- a CDS encoding Bug family tripartite tricarboxylate transporter substrate binding protein yields the protein MSTIRRRDALKMALAAPMVLAGGRLGAQAQTAWPTRPVQIITGFGPGGGGDIATRVTYQAVSEILKQPMVVENRTGGNSLVAAQAVLALPHDGYAFLMNGLQQLVTPLLMKDMPVNYAKDFQPVTQMVKYPETIAVAKDSQWKTFKELMDYAKANPGRIRYGTSGVGGVPHIVAEAIQLYGGVKFVNISYRVAPEIARDVVGGQLDLAVLNVSTLTPMIQADKVRLLAVGNDTRLKDFPDVPTLGELGLPKANHADWGGIFAPAATPADIVAQMQQAVAKAAKTPSAYDKLAGQGTLMVGSTTEEFKAFLANWQGVVEEVVREAKISL from the coding sequence ATGTCGACGATTAGGCGGCGCGATGCGCTCAAGATGGCCCTGGCCGCGCCGATGGTGCTCGCCGGCGGCCGGCTCGGTGCCCAGGCGCAGACGGCGTGGCCCACGCGGCCCGTGCAGATCATCACCGGCTTCGGCCCGGGCGGCGGCGGCGACATCGCCACCCGCGTCACCTACCAGGCGGTGTCGGAGATCCTGAAGCAGCCGATGGTGGTGGAGAACCGCACCGGCGGCAACTCGCTGGTCGCGGCGCAGGCGGTGCTCGCCCTGCCGCATGACGGTTACGCCTTTCTGATGAACGGCCTGCAGCAGCTCGTCACCCCGCTGCTGATGAAGGACATGCCGGTCAACTACGCCAAGGACTTCCAGCCGGTCACCCAGATGGTGAAGTACCCGGAGACCATCGCGGTCGCCAAGGATTCCCAGTGGAAGACCTTCAAGGAGCTGATGGACTACGCCAAGGCCAATCCCGGCCGCATCCGCTACGGCACCTCGGGCGTCGGCGGCGTGCCGCACATCGTCGCCGAGGCGATCCAGCTCTATGGCGGCGTCAAGTTCGTGAACATCTCCTATCGCGTGGCGCCGGAGATCGCGCGCGACGTGGTCGGCGGCCAGCTCGACCTCGCGGTGCTCAACGTGTCGACGCTGACCCCGATGATTCAGGCCGACAAGGTGCGCCTGCTCGCGGTCGGCAATGACACCCGCCTGAAGGACTTCCCCGACGTGCCGACGCTGGGCGAGCTCGGCCTGCCCAAGGCCAATCATGCCGACTGGGGCGGCATCTTCGCGCCTGCCGCCACGCCGGCCGACATCGTCGCCCAGATGCAGCAGGCGGTGGCGAAGGCGGCCAAGACCCCGTCGGCCTACGACAAGCTCGCCGGGCAGGGCACCCTCATGGTCGGCAGCACCACGGAGGAGTTCAAGGCGTTCCTCGCCAACTGGCAGGGCGTCGTCGAGGAAGTGGTGCGCGAGGCCAAGATCTCGCTCTGA
- a CDS encoding tripartite tricarboxylate transporter TctB family protein: MSQIKNLNDVMVGLTLIAIAVFALILAWPLNPGTVAAMGAGFFPRLLGFILIGLGLAIIGQGFVTEGEPFERWFPRQIFFVLASILFFGLAIFDLGVILAVFGTVLIACGAHRGTRYVEAVLLAAGMTLFIYLVFPFALGLPMQIWPMALVR, encoded by the coding sequence ATGTCCCAGATCAAGAACCTCAACGACGTCATGGTCGGGCTCACGCTCATCGCCATCGCCGTCTTCGCGCTCATCCTTGCCTGGCCGTTGAACCCCGGCACGGTGGCAGCCATGGGCGCGGGCTTCTTCCCGCGCCTGCTCGGCTTCATCCTCATCGGGCTGGGGCTCGCCATCATCGGCCAGGGCTTCGTCACCGAGGGCGAGCCGTTCGAGCGCTGGTTCCCGCGGCAGATCTTCTTCGTGCTCGCCAGCATCCTGTTCTTCGGGCTGGCGATCTTCGACCTCGGCGTGATCCTCGCCGTGTTCGGCACGGTGCTGATCGCCTGCGGCGCGCATCGCGGCACGCGCTACGTCGAGGCCGTGCTGCTGGCCGCCGGCATGACGCTCTTCATCTATCTGGTCTTCCCCTTCGCCCTCGGTCTGCCCATGCAGATCTGGCCCATGGCTCTGGTGCGGTGA
- a CDS encoding tripartite tricarboxylate transporter permease, translating to MESFSSLFHGLSIALQPGNIVYCLAGTLVGTLIGVLPGIGPLTAIAILLPITFYLQPVSALIMLAGIYYGAQYGGSTTAILINMPGENSSVVTCLDGHQMARRGRAGPALAVAALASLFAGIFATFVITLFAPPISQLALMFGPAEYFSLMVLGLIAAIVLAHGSVLKALGMIVLGLLLGCVGTDVDSGSLRMALGIPGLFDGIGFIPLAMGLFGVGEIIRNLENVQHQSVVDKKVSNLWPSRDDFRRSWPAATRGTLIGSILGILPGGGAMLSSFAAYTIEKRISKEPQRFGKGAVEGVAAPEAANNAGAQTSFIPLLTLGIPSNAMMALMAGALLIHGITPGPRVITSNPEIFWGLIASMLVGNALLVVINLPLIRIWTLLLQVPYHLFYPMILVFCCIGVYTVNSSVIDVYLLLIFGFFGYLFSKWKCEPAPLLLAFVLGPLMEENLRRSMQVSYGDPGIFFTRPISLALLVAAAACLVLVVVPAFRRTREVAFQDED from the coding sequence ATGGAAAGCTTCTCCTCGCTCTTTCACGGGCTCTCCATCGCGCTGCAGCCCGGCAACATCGTCTACTGCCTCGCCGGCACGCTGGTCGGCACGCTGATCGGCGTGCTGCCGGGCATCGGCCCGCTCACCGCCATCGCCATCCTGCTGCCCATCACCTTCTACCTGCAGCCGGTCTCGGCGCTGATCATGCTCGCCGGCATCTATTACGGCGCGCAGTATGGCGGCTCGACCACGGCGATCCTGATCAACATGCCCGGCGAGAACTCCTCGGTCGTCACCTGTCTCGACGGCCACCAGATGGCCCGGCGCGGGCGCGCCGGCCCGGCGCTGGCGGTGGCGGCGCTCGCCTCGCTGTTCGCCGGCATCTTCGCCACCTTCGTCATCACCCTGTTCGCGCCGCCGATCTCGCAGCTCGCGCTGATGTTCGGCCCGGCGGAATATTTCTCGCTGATGGTGCTCGGCCTCATCGCGGCGATCGTGCTGGCGCACGGCTCGGTGCTGAAGGCGCTCGGCATGATCGTGCTCGGGCTGCTGCTCGGCTGCGTCGGCACCGACGTCGATTCCGGCTCGCTGCGCATGGCGCTCGGCATTCCCGGCCTGTTCGACGGCATCGGCTTCATCCCGCTCGCCATGGGCCTGTTCGGCGTCGGCGAGATCATCCGCAATCTCGAGAACGTTCAGCACCAGTCGGTGGTCGACAAGAAGGTCAGCAATCTCTGGCCCTCGCGCGACGATTTCCGCCGCTCCTGGCCGGCGGCGACGCGCGGCACCCTCATCGGCTCGATCCTCGGCATCCTGCCGGGCGGCGGCGCCATGCTGAGTTCCTTTGCCGCCTACACGATCGAGAAGCGCATCTCGAAGGAGCCGCAGCGCTTCGGCAAGGGCGCGGTGGAAGGCGTCGCCGCGCCGGAGGCGGCCAACAATGCGGGAGCGCAGACCTCCTTCATCCCGCTGCTGACGCTGGGCATCCCCTCCAACGCCATGATGGCGCTGATGGCCGGCGCGCTGCTCATCCACGGCATCACGCCCGGCCCGCGCGTCATCACCTCGAACCCGGAGATCTTCTGGGGCCTCATCGCCTCGATGCTGGTCGGCAATGCGCTGCTGGTGGTCATCAACCTGCCGCTGATCCGCATCTGGACGCTGCTGCTGCAGGTGCCCTACCACCTGTTCTACCCGATGATCCTCGTCTTCTGCTGCATCGGCGTCTACACGGTGAATTCGAGCGTGATCGACGTCTACCTGCTGCTGATCTTCGGCTTCTTCGGCTATCTGTTCAGCAAGTGGAAATGCGAGCCGGCGCCGCTGCTGCTGGCCTTCGTGCTCGGCCCGCTGATGGAGGAGAACCTGCGCCGTTCCATGCAGGTCTCCTATGGCGATCCGGGCATCTTCTTCACCCGCCCGATCAGCCTCGCTCTGCTCGTCGCGGCCGCCGCCTGCCTGGTGCTGGTGGTGGTCCCCGCCTTCCGGCGCACCCGCGAGGTGGCGTTCCAGGACGAGGACTGA